A genomic region of Caulobacter sp. NIBR2454 contains the following coding sequences:
- a CDS encoding ArnT family glycosyltransferase has translation MSLFTEPMTDDRARRIAFALVLALTALRLLALFSSPLELYPDEAQYWLWSRTLSFGYFSKPPMIAWLIWATTSIGGDAEAWIRVSAPLLHAGSALCLFFIGRRLFGSQCGLAATALYALMPGVALSSGVMSTDAPLLFFLALMLWAYVELPTATGRRGVALSAGMGAALGLAMLSKYAAIYALGGVILHALVSREARSVWSPVAVVAFALALLAAITPNIAWNAAHQFSTVEHTAANANLGSSRLFDPAELGSFLLSQFGVFGPLPFAVLVGGMVLLIARRRLTAQDVLLLCFCLPPLLVVSIQGFISRANANWAAAGYLAGCLLVAAWMLRWNARLWLIAGLGVQAVIAALFLTWTIAPRTADAMGVSNSFKRARGWEQSVDAVVQRAMQEGGSATLSAVAVDDRFLFNAAAYYGRDYFGQADAPPLRMWVHEIRARNQAETEAPLTAKDGQRVLAASLDGVYRAKMGADFREVSGKEIARVRLDAKRTRKIDMFVGEGFAPVARDPATGKPPEPEVFR, from the coding sequence ATGAGCCTTTTCACCGAGCCCATGACCGACGACCGAGCCCGGCGGATCGCCTTCGCCCTGGTGCTGGCGCTGACCGCCCTGCGGCTATTGGCCCTCTTCAGTTCGCCGCTGGAGCTCTATCCCGACGAGGCTCAGTACTGGCTGTGGTCTCGCACCTTGAGCTTTGGCTACTTCTCCAAGCCGCCGATGATCGCCTGGCTGATCTGGGCGACCACGAGCATCGGCGGCGACGCCGAGGCCTGGATCCGAGTCTCGGCGCCTCTCCTGCATGCCGGTTCGGCGCTTTGTCTTTTTTTCATCGGCCGACGCCTGTTTGGTTCGCAGTGTGGCCTGGCGGCGACAGCCCTCTACGCCCTCATGCCGGGCGTGGCGCTGTCTTCAGGCGTGATGAGCACCGACGCGCCGCTGCTGTTCTTTCTGGCGCTGATGCTTTGGGCCTATGTGGAGCTGCCGACCGCTACCGGTCGCCGCGGCGTCGCCTTGTCCGCCGGCATGGGCGCGGCGCTTGGCTTGGCCATGCTGAGCAAATACGCGGCGATCTACGCCCTGGGCGGGGTGATCCTGCACGCCCTGGTCTCGCGCGAGGCGCGTAGCGTCTGGTCGCCTGTCGCCGTCGTCGCCTTCGCCTTGGCGTTGCTGGCGGCCATCACCCCCAACATCGCCTGGAACGCCGCGCATCAGTTTTCGACCGTCGAACACACAGCGGCCAACGCCAACCTGGGCTCGTCCCGTCTTTTCGATCCGGCGGAGTTGGGAAGTTTCCTGCTCTCGCAGTTCGGCGTCTTCGGCCCCTTGCCCTTCGCCGTGCTGGTGGGCGGGATGGTGCTGCTGATCGCGCGGCGCAGACTGACCGCGCAGGATGTGCTGCTCCTGTGCTTTTGCCTGCCGCCCCTGCTGGTCGTCTCGATCCAGGGCTTTATCTCACGCGCCAACGCCAACTGGGCCGCGGCGGGCTATCTGGCGGGCTGCCTGCTGGTCGCCGCCTGGATGCTGCGCTGGAACGCGCGACTATGGCTGATCGCCGGGTTGGGCGTGCAAGCGGTCATCGCCGCCCTGTTCCTGACCTGGACCATCGCACCGCGTACCGCCGACGCCATGGGCGTCTCCAACAGCTTCAAACGGGCTCGCGGCTGGGAGCAGTCGGTGGACGCCGTGGTCCAGCGCGCCATGCAGGAAGGCGGCTCGGCCACGCTCTCGGCCGTGGCCGTGGATGATCGTTTCCTGTTCAACGCCGCCGCCTACTACGGTCGCGACTATTTCGGCCAGGCGGACGCTCCGCCCCTGCGCATGTGGGTTCACGAGATCCGCGCCCGCAACCAGGCCGAGACCGAGGCCCCCTTGACCGCCAAGGACGGTCAGCGCGTCCTGGCCGCCAGTCTCGACGGCGTCTATCGCGCCAAGATGGGCGCTGATTTCCGCGAGGTGTCCGGCAAGGAGATCGCCCGCGTGCGCCTGGACGCCAAGCGGACTCGCAAGATCGACATGTTCGTGGGCGAGGGCTTCGCGCCCGTCGCCCGCGATCCGGCCACCGGCAAGCCGCCGGAGCCTGAGGTCTTCCGCTAA
- a CDS encoding TonB-dependent receptor — translation MLSMKRLACGAALGVLAAASASAVYAQETTGAVRGQITDAAGAGIAGATVVITYGPTGQAVTTMTNDNGFYTVRGLRVGGPYAVKATSPSGESIERNLGSVSLGDPTDASLSFEDQGAVSELVITASAGQPSQGVGSNFTAADISSLPSINRDLKDVVRLDPFATLDPTNQDALSFAGTNTRFNQITVDGIRQNDDFGLNNNGYPTQRSPISTEAIAGMQVSIAPYSIVNNGFLGGSINAVTKSGSNEFHGALYGDITKDSLRGDKYTYYDTRTGSPTRGSRVEQDVTANFEEKTWGANLGGPIIKDRLYFFGSYEKYEGTFNLDEGPTGSGRGSTIPRITEAALNTFQAATKARYNVDPGNWVNSVPPIEDEKWLGKLDWDINEDHRLTFTYQNTQSASLNGSVSDLFASGSSTTQPRIGLSTYQYIKDEELENFTAQLNSRWSDNFSTELRVGKKETTTNRRTFGPEGVGEITVTVADLPGVQAGSGTPQIRFGTELNSQPNFLNTKTDTAELRARYTYGDHDFLVGGRIERQDILNIFGRNYLPSYSFASYADFLAGRAATVSLITAVEPTGGTVPSTAGTAERNAAAGEYYLNSVYAEDTYQITDNLSLLAGVRYDWYVQDDRADLNTNFVSRNGFANNGNLDGKSILLPRVFAKWTPTSDIDVGVGFGRFSSQGLGVWLLNPIGNSGVVQTNAVCPAGPYTLTSLSSVPAGCLSTPGNGNTNSLSPSLNIPSAWKTTLTAGYNFDVERFGMGSDWRVQVDLIHQKNQDSLFWFDLRAEPHVLGVAPDGRPVYQRTTNGTIGANVFDMMLGNKRDGGGTDSAAVSLRKRWNDGWLEGLEAMASYTYTEAKDRNPMTSSIADSSYTRFATSDAQNPKLATSDYEIRHKGLLHVSYRRAFFGDNMTMIDLIAQRRSGLPFSYTFASASNSRAEPEFGNYVSTYSGRQAQSNQLLYVPATDSSGNVTATSDPKITYAAGFDVANFNSFLKNTGLIKYAGQIAPRNGFRQPSVTTMDINFQQEIPAFFPSGAKLLGFVTIENFGNLLNSKWGVLEQYDFYRGVPVVNPTCAGAGGSCAGQARYTYSDLQTAVGVNPAAGVANRDQPVRPFGITNASLWQIKVGLKYQF, via the coding sequence ATGCTTTCGATGAAGCGGCTCGCCTGTGGCGCGGCCCTTGGCGTGCTTGCCGCCGCCTCGGCTTCGGCCGTCTATGCTCAAGAAACCACCGGCGCTGTGCGCGGCCAGATCACCGACGCCGCGGGCGCCGGCATCGCTGGCGCCACCGTTGTGATCACCTACGGCCCGACGGGCCAGGCGGTCACCACCATGACCAACGACAACGGCTTCTACACCGTGCGCGGCCTGCGCGTCGGCGGTCCGTACGCCGTAAAGGCGACCTCGCCGTCGGGTGAGAGCATCGAGCGTAACCTGGGTTCCGTTTCTCTGGGCGATCCGACCGACGCGTCGCTCAGCTTCGAAGACCAAGGCGCTGTTTCCGAGCTGGTGATCACCGCTTCGGCCGGCCAGCCTTCGCAAGGTGTCGGCAGCAACTTCACCGCCGCCGACATCTCCAGCCTGCCGTCGATCAATCGCGATCTGAAGGACGTGGTTCGCCTCGACCCCTTCGCGACGCTGGATCCGACCAACCAGGACGCCCTGTCCTTCGCCGGCACCAACACCCGCTTCAACCAGATCACGGTCGACGGCATCCGTCAGAACGATGACTTTGGTCTGAACAACAACGGCTACCCGACCCAGCGCTCGCCGATCTCCACCGAGGCGATCGCCGGCATGCAGGTGTCGATCGCGCCTTATTCGATCGTCAACAACGGCTTCCTGGGCGGCTCGATCAACGCCGTGACCAAGTCCGGCTCCAACGAGTTCCATGGCGCCCTCTACGGCGACATCACCAAGGACAGCCTGCGCGGCGACAAGTACACCTACTATGACACCCGCACCGGCAGCCCGACCCGCGGCAGCCGCGTCGAGCAAGACGTCACGGCGAACTTCGAAGAGAAGACCTGGGGCGCCAACCTCGGCGGTCCGATCATCAAGGATCGCCTCTACTTCTTCGGCTCGTACGAAAAATATGAAGGTACCTTCAACCTCGACGAAGGTCCGACCGGTTCGGGCCGCGGCTCGACCATCCCCCGAATCACTGAAGCCGCGCTGAACACGTTCCAAGCCGCCACCAAGGCTCGCTACAACGTCGATCCGGGCAACTGGGTCAATTCGGTCCCGCCGATCGAAGACGAGAAGTGGCTCGGCAAGCTCGACTGGGACATCAACGAAGATCACCGCCTGACCTTCACCTACCAGAACACCCAATCTGCTTCGCTCAACGGTTCGGTCAGCGATCTGTTCGCCAGCGGCAGCTCCACCACCCAGCCCCGCATCGGCCTTTCGACCTACCAGTACATCAAGGACGAAGAGCTTGAGAACTTTACCGCCCAGCTGAACTCGCGCTGGTCGGACAACTTCTCCACGGAACTGCGCGTGGGCAAGAAGGAGACGACGACCAACCGCCGCACCTTCGGCCCCGAAGGCGTGGGTGAAATCACCGTCACCGTCGCGGACCTGCCGGGCGTTCAAGCCGGTTCGGGCACGCCGCAGATTCGCTTCGGCACCGAGCTCAACAGCCAGCCGAACTTCCTGAACACCAAGACTGATACGGCCGAGCTGCGCGCCCGCTACACCTACGGCGACCATGACTTCCTCGTCGGCGGCCGTATCGAGCGTCAGGACATCCTGAACATCTTCGGCCGCAACTACCTGCCGAGCTACAGCTTCGCCAGCTACGCCGACTTCCTGGCCGGCCGTGCGGCGACCGTCTCGCTGATCACCGCTGTCGAGCCCACCGGCGGCACCGTTCCGTCCACCGCCGGCACCGCCGAGCGCAACGCCGCCGCGGGCGAGTACTATCTGAACTCGGTCTATGCCGAAGACACCTACCAGATCACCGACAACCTCAGCCTGCTGGCTGGCGTTCGTTACGACTGGTACGTCCAGGACGACCGCGCGGACCTGAACACCAACTTCGTCTCGCGCAACGGCTTCGCCAACAACGGCAACCTCGACGGCAAGAGCATCCTGCTGCCGCGCGTCTTCGCCAAGTGGACCCCCACCAGCGACATCGACGTCGGCGTCGGCTTTGGCCGGTTCTCGTCGCAAGGCCTGGGCGTGTGGCTGTTGAACCCGATCGGCAACAGCGGCGTGGTTCAGACCAACGCCGTCTGCCCGGCGGGCCCCTACACCCTGACCAGCCTCAGCTCGGTGCCGGCCGGCTGCTTGTCCACCCCGGGCAACGGCAACACCAACTCCCTGTCGCCCTCGCTGAATATCCCGTCGGCCTGGAAGACCACCCTGACCGCCGGCTACAACTTCGATGTCGAGCGTTTCGGCATGGGTAGCGACTGGCGCGTCCAGGTGGACCTGATCCACCAGAAGAACCAAGACAGCCTGTTCTGGTTCGACCTGCGCGCCGAGCCGCACGTCCTGGGCGTGGCTCCGGACGGTCGCCCGGTCTACCAGCGCACCACCAACGGCACGATCGGCGCCAACGTGTTCGACATGATGCTTGGCAACAAGCGTGATGGCGGCGGCACCGACTCGGCGGCAGTCTCGCTGCGCAAGCGCTGGAATGACGGTTGGCTGGAAGGTCTGGAGGCCATGGCTTCCTACACCTACACCGAAGCCAAGGACCGCAATCCGATGACCAGCTCGATCGCTGACTCGAGCTACACCCGCTTTGCGACCTCCGACGCCCAGAACCCCAAGCTGGCGACCTCCGACTACGAGATCCGCCACAAGGGTCTGCTGCATGTCAGCTATCGTCGCGCCTTCTTCGGCGACAACATGACGATGATCGACCTGATCGCTCAACGTCGTTCGGGCCTGCCGTTCAGCTACACCTTCGCCTCGGCCTCCAACAGCCGAGCCGAGCCGGAGTTCGGCAACTACGTGTCGACCTATTCGGGCCGTCAGGCGCAGTCGAACCAACTGCTCTACGTGCCGGCTACGGACTCTTCGGGCAATGTCACGGCGACCAGCGATCCGAAGATCACCTACGCCGCCGGTTTCGACGTGGCCAACTTCAACTCGTTCCTGAAGAACACCGGCCTGATCAAGTACGCCGGCCAAATCGCTCCGCGTAACGGTTTCCGTCAGCCGAGCGTCACGACCATGGACATCAACTTCCAGCAGGAAATTCCGGCGTTCTTCCCGAGCGGCGCCAAGCTCCTGGGCTTCGTGACGATCGAGAACTTCGGCAACCTGCTGAACAGCAAGTGGGGCGTGCTCGAGCAGTACGACTTCTATCGCGGCGTGCCGGTGGTGAACCCCACCTGCGCTGGCGCCGGCGGCTCGTGCGCTGGTCAGGCCCGCTACACCTACAGCGATCTGCAGACCGCCGTGGGCGTCAATCCGGCCGCTGGCGTCGCCAACCGCGACCAGCCGGTGCGCCCGTTCGGCATCACCAACGCTTCGCTGTGGCAGATCAAGGTTGGTCTGAAGTACCAGTTCTAA